In one window of Candidatus Scalindua sp. DNA:
- a CDS encoding tetratricopeptide repeat protein has translation MNNYHFSSGVPLASPITTPPNASSAPSHVVALEKVVRSESLFISRLQAGCLLYGFWIFFFTVLLTARFAFCDNQFISSLNAKVTGLRFFEGDVKGQPYGQRKYSTVFSKSATRYIYWEMTLAFPKSNRKSYFTIVSKFYNPHGNVMTRLKLQSNIEPGWTSSYHYHGYGWKTPGNWEIGTYRVDIFVDNQNVTSGTFTITYGGVPHKKSSPAADEADIYFEKGLEYYNNERWDEAIAEINKAMALNPEYKDSFYKFGLAHYKGGFYDKAITAYSLSLKLNPNDFRVYCDRGLAYGKNGQYDKAIADYDQAIKLDPKHAKVYVGRGVAFKNKGENEKAIADYTQAIKLNSTYALAYYNRGIAHNQKGDYRNALEDVEKAVDLGQKVDAEFLNKLRKASEKDLSSSSGADTRVSKSKEESSKTVEDLSKQRGEKENFIPTINGSVTELRFYESGMEDTPYGQRTYQTLFSQSGARYIYWELILAFPKQNRRTDFNIMAKYYDPEGNLIREWVTNSYIETGWTSSYHNSGYGWNEPGKWKQGTYRADLFVEGQRVASGTFTVTTGNLSSEKIQQPVREEDQKSGSGEQLHKSTENNRKEQHKEEDQVLHPADNQSMITGGEKVVIPSMNARVAGLRFYETGNSWKPCGKGEYGTSFPRSTTRNVNWELSLNYPSPTKKSYFTITAEYYDPHGNIIIRQSKESSIQQGRTSSSHFHGYGWSQPGNWETGTYRVDIIVEGEKVASGSFTITSGH, from the coding sequence CTTGAGAAGGTTGTGAGATCCGAGTCTCTATTTATTTCCAGATTACAGGCAGGATGTTTACTTTACGGTTTCTGGATCTTTTTTTTCACAGTGCTCTTAACAGCACGGTTCGCCTTTTGCGATAATCAATTTATCTCATCACTCAATGCGAAAGTAACAGGATTACGTTTTTTTGAAGGTGATGTTAAGGGTCAACCCTATGGTCAGAGAAAGTATAGCACCGTATTCTCGAAGTCCGCTACCCGGTACATATACTGGGAGATGACGCTCGCTTTCCCAAAGTCAAACCGAAAGAGTTATTTTACCATAGTGTCAAAATTCTATAATCCCCACGGAAATGTTATGACGCGCTTAAAGCTGCAATCTAACATAGAGCCGGGATGGACCTCTTCCTATCACTATCATGGATATGGGTGGAAAACTCCGGGAAACTGGGAAATAGGTACTTACCGGGTAGATATTTTTGTTGATAATCAGAATGTGACCAGCGGTACCTTTACCATAACATATGGAGGTGTGCCACACAAAAAGAGTTCTCCGGCTGCTGACGAGGCAGACATTTATTTTGAAAAAGGTCTGGAGTATTATAATAATGAGAGGTGGGATGAAGCGATTGCAGAGATTAACAAGGCTATGGCGCTCAATCCTGAGTATAAGGATTCCTTCTACAAGTTTGGTCTTGCCCATTATAAGGGAGGCTTTTATGACAAGGCCATTACTGCGTATAGCCTGTCCTTAAAGCTTAACCCCAATGACTTTAGAGTTTACTGCGACCGTGGCCTTGCCTACGGTAAAAATGGCCAGTATGACAAAGCCATTGCCGATTACGATCAGGCCATAAAGCTCGACCCCAAACATGCAAAAGTCTATGTCGGACGGGGTGTTGCTTTCAAGAACAAAGGTGAGAATGAGAAGGCGATTGCCGATTACACTCAGGCCATAAAGCTGAATTCCACGTATGCTCTCGCCTACTACAATCGGGGTATTGCACATAACCAGAAGGGTGACTACCGGAATGCCCTGGAGGATGTAGAGAAGGCAGTGGATTTGGGTCAAAAGGTAGATGCGGAGTTTCTCAATAAGCTCCGTAAGGCCTCAGAAAAAGATCTGTCGAGTTCGAGCGGGGCTGATACCCGGGTGTCGAAGAGCAAAGAGGAGTCCTCAAAGACTGTTGAAGATCTCAGTAAACAGAGAGGAGAGAAGGAGAACTTTATACCAACGATTAATGGATCTGTCACGGAGCTGCGTTTTTATGAAAGTGGGATGGAAGATACGCCATATGGGCAGAGAACGTACCAAACCCTTTTTTCTCAGTCCGGTGCAAGGTATATCTACTGGGAGCTCATTCTCGCCTTTCCTAAACAGAACCGGAGGACAGATTTTAATATTATGGCAAAATATTATGATCCCGAGGGCAATCTCATCAGAGAATGGGTTACGAATTCCTATATCGAAACTGGCTGGACCTCATCGTACCATAATTCAGGATATGGCTGGAATGAACCCGGAAAATGGAAACAAGGTACCTATCGGGCAGATCTGTTTGTCGAAGGTCAAAGAGTGGCAAGCGGCACTTTTACCGTAACAACGGGAAATCTTTCGTCTGAAAAAATTCAGCAGCCTGTTAGGGAGGAGGATCAAAAATCCGGTAGCGGTGAGCAACTGCATAAGAGTACAGAAAACAATCGTAAAGAACAGCATAAAGAGGAAGATCAGGTCTTACATCCGGCAGACAACCAGAGTATGATTACCGGGGGTGAAAAAGTTGTTATACCGTCCATGAATGCGAGGGTCGCGGGATTACGTTTCTATGAAACAGGAAATAGTTGGAAACCCTGTGGAAAGGGTGAGTATGGTACCAGTTTCCCCAGGTCGACAACTCGGAACGTAAATTGGGAGCTTAGCCTTAATTACCCAAGTCCAACTAAGAAGAGCTATTTCACCATAACGGCAGAATACTATGATCCACATGGAAACATTATCATTCGTCAGTCAAAGGAGTCCTCCATTCAACAGGGCAGGACATCTTCTTCTCATTTTCACGGTTATGGCTGGAGTCAGCCCGGGAACTGGGAAACCGGAACCTACCGGGTGGATATTATTGTAGAAGGTGAAAAAGTGGCGAGCGGCTCATTTACCATAACATCAGGTCATTAA